Below is a genomic region from Polyodon spathula isolate WHYD16114869_AA unplaced genomic scaffold, ASM1765450v1 scaffolds_314, whole genome shotgun sequence.
CAGTGTGAGAGTGTATCAAggagtgtctcagtgtgagagTGTATCAGGGACTGTCTCAGTGTGAGAGTGTATCAGGGAGAGTCTCAGTGTGACAGTGTCTCAgggagtgtctcagtgtgtgagtgtctcagtgtgtgggTGTCTCAGTGTGAGAGTGTATCAgagagtgtctcagtgtgagagtgtctcagtgtgtgagtgtctcagtgtgaaaGTCTCTCAgggagtgtctcagtgtgtgagtgtctcagtaTGAAAGTCTCTCAgggagtgtctcagtgtgagagtgtctcagtgtgaaaGTCTCTCAgggagtgtctcagtgtgagagtgtctcagtgtgaaaGTCTCTCAgggagtgtctcagtgtgagagtgtctcagtgtgagtgtctcagtgtctcagtgtgaaagACTCTCAGGGAGTGTCTCAGTATgagagtgtctcagtgtgaaaGTCTCCagtgagtgtctcagtgtgacAGTGTCTCAGGCAGTGTCTCAATACTCACTCTTGTTGACGGTGTGAGTGTACTCAGTCTTGTTGGCTCGGTGTGGGATGGGCACCGCCACGTTCTTGCCGCGATCGTAGTCCTGTGGTTTGGGCGGGGAGGCGGTGAATCGGCAGATGCCCGGCTCGGAGGGCGTGCTCATGGAGGTCATGCTGTCTGCGTTCTCATTGGTGCCCGTGGTCATCTGGTCGGACGAGGAGTCGGAGATGAAGCACTCCGTGATCTCGAACTTGGCGTGCTGCAGGTGCTCCTCCAGCTTGGCGTGCTCGTAGGCGTGGGCCAGCTCCTCATAAGTGGAGGAGGCACTCTCTGTGGAGACCATGCTGTTCCGACCCTTATCTAGAGAGAGCGTGTAGAGAACATAGAGAGAGTGTCTAGAGAACATAAAGAGACAGGGTGTTGTGTGCTGCATGCTGTGTTGCATGTTGAATGTGGCATGTTGCAGATGTGTGTTGCGTGTTATGTGCTCCACGTTGATTGTGGCATGCTCCATGTTGCATGTTACCTGTGTCCTGGGACAGGCTGGCACTGTAGCTGTCGCTCTCCGTCACCGTGATGCCATGCTGTGACCCCACGGTGCGCCAGTCGGAGGTCAGAGTTCGCGCAGGGGTGGAGGCCTGGCACTTGGTCAGGGTCCACTGGCTGGAGTAGCGGTTCCGCGTGCTGTGAGCCGACTTCACACTCTTCCTGGACACCGGGTCTGGGAGGGAGAGAGTGCTCCATCAGCAGAgctacacacccagctactgcttcactggagcACCAACACAGATatacacccagctactgcttcactggagcatcaacacagatacacacccagctactgcttcactggaccatcaacacagatacacacccagctactgcttcactggagcatcaacacagatacacacccagctactgcttcactggaccatcaacacagataaacacccagctactgcttcactggaccatcaacacagatacacacccagctactgcttcactggaccatcaacacagatacacacccagctactgcttcactggaccatcaacacagatacacacccagctactgcttcactggactccatcaacacagatacacacccagctactgcttcactggaccatcaacacagatacacacccagctactgcttcactggactccatcaacacagatacacacccagctactgcttcactggattccatcaacacagatacacacccagctactgcttcactggactccatcaacacagatacacacccagctactgcttcactggactccatcaacacagatacacacccagctactgcttcactggactccatcaacacagatacacacccagctactgcttcactggactccatcaacacagatacacacccagctactgcttcactggaccatcaacacagatacacacccagctactgcttcactggaccatcaacacagatacacacccagcactgcttcactggactccatcaacacagatacacacccagctactgcttcactggaccatcaacacaaatacacacccagctactgcttcactggactccatcaacacagatacacacccagctactgcttcactggactccatcaacacagatacacacccagcactgcttcactggaccatcaacacagatacacacccagctactgcttcactggactccatcaacacagatacacacccagctactgcttcactggaccatcaacacagatacacacccagctactgcttcactggactccatcaacacagatacacacccagctactgcttcactggactccatcaacacagatacacacccagctactgcttcactggaccatcaacacagatacacacccagctactgcttcactggactccatcaacacagatacacacccagctactgcttcactggaccatcaacacagatacacacccagctactgcttcactggactccatcaacacagatacacacccagctactgcttcactggactccatcaacacagatacacacccagctactgcttcactggaccatcaacacagatacacacccagctactgcttcactggaccatcaacacagatacacacccagctactgcttcactggaccatcaacacagatacacacccagctactgcttcactggaccatcaacacagatacacacccagctactgcttcactggaccatcaacacagatacacacccagcacTGCTTCACTGACCATTCACTGCTTCACTGGATcaaccatcaacacagatacacacccagctactgcttcactggactccatcaacacagatacacacccagctactgcttcactggaccatcaacacagatacacacccagctactgcttcactggactccatcaacacagatacacacccagctactgcttcactggaccatcaacacagatacacacccagctactgcttcactggactccatcaacacagatacacacccagctactgcttcactggactccatcaacacagatacacacccagctactgcttcactggaccatcaacacagatacacacccagctactgcttcactggactccatcaacacagatacacacccagctactgcttcactggaccatcaacacaaatacacacccagctactgcttcactggactccatcaacacagatacacacccagctactgcttcactggactccatcaacacagatacacacccagctactgcttcactggactccatcaacacagatacacacccagctactgcttcactggaccatcaacacagatacacacccagctactgcttcactggaccatcaacacagatacacacccagctactgcttcactggaccatcaacacagatacacacccagctactgcttcactggaccatcaacacagatacacacccagctactgcttcactggaccatcaacacagatacacacccagctactgcttcacttgaaaccatcaacacagatacacacccagctactgcttcactggaccatcaacacagatacacacccagctactgcttcactggaccatcaacacagatacacacccagctactgcttcactggactccatcaacacagatacacacccagctactgcttcactggaccatcaacacagatacacacccagctactgcttcactggaccatcaacacagatacacacccagctactgcttcactggaccatcaacacagatacacacccagctactgcttcactggaccatcaacacagatacacacccagctactgcttcactggaccatcaacacaaatacacacccagctactgcttcactggactccatcaacacagatacacacccagctactgcttcactggactccatcaacacagatacacacccagctactgcttcactggagcATCAaaacagatacacacccagctactgcttcactggaccatcaacacagatacacacccagctactgcttcactggaccatcaacacagatacacacccagctactgcttcactggaccatcaacacagatacacacccagctactgcttcactggactccatcaacacagatacacacccagctactgcttcactggaccatcaacacagatacacacccagctactgcttcactggaccatcaacacagatacacacccagctactgcttcactggaccatcaacacagatacacacccagctactgcttcactggactccatcaacacagatacacacccagctactgcttcactggaccatcaacacagatacacacccagctactgcttcactggaccatcaacacagatacacacccagctactgcttcactggaccatcaacacagatacacacccagctactgcttcactggactccatcaacacagatacacacccagctactgcttcactggaccatcaacacagatacacacccagctactgcttcactggactccatcaacacagatacacacccagctactgcttcactggaccatcaacacagatacacacccagctactgcttcactggaccatcaacacagatacacacccagctactgcttcactggaccatcaacacagatacacacccagctactgcttcactggaccatcaacacagatacacacccagctactgcttcactggaccatcaacacagatacacacccagctactgcttcactggaccatcaacacagatacacacccagctactgcttcactggaccatcaacacagatacacacccagctactgcttcactggaccatcaacacagatacacacccagctac
It encodes:
- the LOC121308114 gene encoding Down syndrome cell adhesion molecule-like protein 1 homolog, producing the protein TLSLPDPVSRKSVKSAHSTRNRYSSQWTLTKCQASTPARTLTSDWRTVGSQHGITVTESDSYSASLSQDTDKGRNSMVSTESASSTYEELAHAYEHAKLEEHLQHAKFEITECFISDSSSDQMTTGTNENADSMTSMSTPSEPGICRFTASPPKPQDYDRGKNVAVPIPHRANKTEYTHTVNKSEY